A genomic segment from Streptomyces sp. NBC_00459 encodes:
- a CDS encoding FecCD family ABC transporter permease: MRRIPVLPLAVGLILLLFLSLLCGVGLGASGIGWGQVLRFLRDGVTGGTIRAGDVAAYTIVWELRLPRVVLAAVVGAGLAAVGVAVQAMVRNALADPFVLGISSGAAVGANAVILLGAFAGLGVWALSVSAFVSALAAMVLVYAVAQSAAHGLTPLRLILTGTALAYGFEAVTTVMVFGAARGEAARSAMMWLLGSLGGATWAQVPIAAVTVLVGWAWLARRAESLNALAMGDETAAALGVQPARLRRELFLVTAAVTGTVVAVSGAIGFVGLMVPHVVRMLVGADHRRVLAVAPLVGAVLLVWADVLSRLLLAPAELPVGVITAVVGVPAFLLLMRRGGYAFGGR; this comes from the coding sequence GCGTCGGGCTGGGCGCCTCCGGGATCGGTTGGGGCCAGGTGCTCCGGTTCCTCCGGGACGGGGTCACCGGGGGCACCATCCGCGCCGGTGACGTGGCCGCGTACACCATTGTCTGGGAGTTGCGGCTGCCCCGGGTGGTGCTCGCCGCCGTGGTCGGGGCGGGGCTCGCGGCCGTCGGGGTGGCCGTGCAGGCCATGGTGCGCAACGCGCTCGCCGATCCGTTCGTCCTCGGGATCTCGTCCGGTGCTGCCGTGGGGGCCAACGCCGTGATTCTGCTGGGGGCGTTCGCCGGGCTGGGGGTGTGGGCGCTGTCCGTGTCGGCCTTCGTCTCCGCGCTCGCCGCCATGGTGCTGGTGTACGCCGTTGCCCAGTCCGCCGCTCATGGGCTCACCCCGCTGCGGCTGATCCTCACCGGGACCGCGCTGGCCTACGGCTTCGAGGCCGTCACCACCGTGATGGTGTTCGGGGCCGCCCGGGGCGAGGCGGCGCGCTCGGCGATGATGTGGCTGCTCGGGAGTCTGGGCGGGGCCACCTGGGCGCAGGTGCCGATCGCCGCCGTTACCGTCCTCGTTGGGTGGGCGTGGCTCGCCCGGCGCGCCGAGTCCCTCAACGCGCTCGCCATGGGCGACGAGACCGCCGCCGCCCTCGGGGTCCAACCCGCGAGGCTACGGCGGGAGTTGTTCCTCGTGACCGCCGCCGTGACCGGCACCGTCGTCGCCGTCAGCGGGGCCATCGGCTTCGTCGGGCTCATGGTCCCGCATGTCGTACGGATGCTCGTGGGCGCCGATCACCGGCGGGTGCTGGCGGTCGCGCCGCTCGTCGGGGCCGTGCTGCTGGTGTGGGCCGACGTACTGTCCCGACTGCTCCTCGCACCTGCCGAGCTGCCCGTCGGGGTGATCACCGCCGTGGTCGGCGTACCGGCGTTCCTGCTGCTGATGCGGCGCGGCGGCTACGCGTTCGGGGGGCGGTGA
- a CDS encoding ABC transporter ATP-binding protein, which translates to MRLDVEGVSVDVGAVRLVEDLTMRVDSGSFVGLVGPNGSGKSTLLRCVYRALRPTGGAVRLDDVDVHGMEPRAAARVLAALPQESSAEFDFTVAEVVAMGRLPHQGRTAAGDRDICAAALERTGVTHLADRGFLALSGGEKQRVLIARALAQQPRVLVLDEPTNHLDIAHQLDVLSLVRSSGLTALAALHDLNLAAAHCDLLYVIAGGRVVASGPPHEVLQAALLSEVFGVRAHPVRHPETGAVQLLFDLLPKQP; encoded by the coding sequence ATGCGGCTCGATGTGGAGGGTGTGTCGGTCGACGTGGGGGCGGTCCGGCTCGTCGAGGACCTCACGATGCGGGTGGACAGCGGGTCCTTCGTCGGGCTCGTCGGGCCCAACGGGAGCGGAAAGTCCACCCTGTTGCGGTGCGTGTACCGGGCGCTGCGGCCGACGGGGGGTGCGGTGCGGCTGGACGACGTCGACGTGCACGGCATGGAGCCCCGGGCCGCCGCCCGGGTGCTCGCCGCGCTGCCCCAGGAGTCGTCCGCCGAGTTCGACTTCACCGTCGCCGAGGTGGTGGCGATGGGACGGCTGCCGCATCAGGGGCGTACGGCGGCCGGGGACCGGGACATCTGCGCCGCCGCCCTGGAGCGGACCGGCGTCACGCACCTGGCCGACCGCGGATTCCTCGCCCTGTCCGGCGGCGAGAAGCAACGCGTGCTCATCGCACGGGCGTTGGCCCAGCAGCCCCGGGTCCTCGTCCTCGACGAACCCACCAACCACCTGGACATCGCCCACCAGTTGGACGTCCTTTCCCTGGTCCGCTCCAGCGGCCTGACCGCACTGGCCGCCCTGCACGACCTCAATCTCGCCGCCGCCCACTGCGATCTGCTGTACGTCATCGCCGGGGGCCGGGTCGTCGCGTCGGGCCCGCCGCACGAGGTGCTCCAAGCCGCACTGCTGTCCGAGGTGTTCGGGGTGCGCGCCCATCCCGTCAGGCATCCGGAGACGGGCGCCGTACAGCTGCTCTTCGACCTGCTCCCCAAGCAGCCCTGA
- a CDS encoding ABC transporter substrate-binding protein — protein MCKPVVSPVLMSVLMSVLVTGCGASVEKPSAQASSAAVTLTNCGQKVTYEKVPERVVTNDVGITELMFALGLEDRMAGFAMPDDKGDLTGVPWKDGYGKVKWLSKQQLTKENVLDARGDWVFAGWNYGFRDDNGFTPDALKKLGIPSYVLTESCRNGRTNTSRGIMPPLDALYTDLTNLGRLFGVEQRAATLIAGFKKQVAAVAAKAPTGSARPKVFLYDSGTDAPFTSGRYAAPEEVISKAGGVNVMNDLDDSWTTVGWETVVERDPDVIVICNYGDVSAEQKRKFLLSYAPLKNVSAVKHKRIFVLDYVDLVESPRNPSAIARLGAYLRSVADTRPAS, from the coding sequence ATGTGCAAGCCAGTTGTCTCCCCCGTGCTCATGTCCGTGCTCATGTCCGTGCTCGTCACCGGGTGCGGTGCCAGCGTCGAGAAGCCTTCGGCGCAGGCGTCGTCCGCTGCCGTCACCCTCACCAACTGCGGTCAGAAGGTGACCTACGAGAAGGTTCCCGAGCGGGTCGTCACGAACGACGTCGGGATCACCGAGCTGATGTTCGCGCTCGGTCTGGAGGACCGGATGGCCGGGTTCGCGATGCCCGACGACAAGGGTGATCTGACCGGCGTGCCCTGGAAGGACGGCTACGGCAAGGTGAAGTGGCTGTCCAAGCAGCAGCTCACCAAGGAGAACGTCCTCGACGCCCGCGGCGACTGGGTCTTCGCCGGCTGGAACTACGGCTTCCGCGACGACAACGGCTTCACCCCGGACGCGCTGAAGAAGCTCGGCATCCCCTCGTACGTCCTCACCGAGTCCTGCCGCAACGGCCGTACGAATACCTCGCGCGGCATCATGCCGCCCCTGGACGCCCTCTACACCGACCTCACCAACCTCGGAAGGCTCTTCGGTGTCGAGCAGCGCGCGGCCACCCTGATCGCGGGCTTCAAGAAGCAGGTCGCGGCGGTGGCGGCGAAGGCCCCGACCGGGAGCGCGCGTCCGAAGGTGTTCCTCTACGACAGCGGCACGGACGCGCCCTTCACCTCCGGGCGGTATGCCGCGCCCGAGGAGGTCATCAGCAAGGCCGGCGGCGTCAACGTCATGAACGACCTCGACGACTCCTGGACGACGGTGGGCTGGGAAACGGTGGTCGAGCGCGACCCCGACGTCATCGTGATCTGCAACTACGGAGACGTCAGCGCGGAGCAGAAGCGCAAGTTCCTGTTGTCGTACGCCCCGTTGAAGAACGTCTCCGCCGTCAAGCACAAGCGCATCTTCGTCCTCGACTACGTGGACCTCGTCGAGAGCCCGCGCAATCCCTCCGCGATAGCCCGGCTGGGCGCCTACCTGCGCTCGGTGGCGGACACCAGGCCCGCCTCGTAG
- a CDS encoding response regulator transcription factor, with protein MTAATTVRVLLADDQQLIRTALSMVIADLPDIEVVGEAADGAEAVALVGRLAPDVVVMDLRMPGMDGIEATRRITRGTGTEGTRIVVLTTFDDDDHVYGALRAGASGFLVKDMALDDILAAIRIVAAGDALIAPSVTRRLIQDFAAHPRQHVRQRELTAITDREHEVLTLVGSGLSNTEIAAELCISVATAKTYITRLLAKLDARDRVQLVIIAYEAGLVSATERR; from the coding sequence ATGACGGCGGCGACGACGGTCCGGGTGCTGCTCGCCGACGACCAGCAGCTGATCCGTACCGCACTCAGCATGGTGATCGCCGACCTGCCGGACATCGAGGTGGTGGGTGAGGCCGCCGACGGGGCGGAGGCGGTCGCCCTCGTCGGCCGACTCGCCCCGGACGTCGTCGTGATGGACCTGCGCATGCCGGGCATGGACGGCATCGAGGCGACCCGCCGCATCACCCGGGGGACGGGGACGGAAGGCACCCGAATAGTCGTCCTCACCACCTTCGACGACGACGATCACGTCTACGGGGCGCTGCGCGCGGGTGCGTCCGGGTTTCTGGTCAAGGACATGGCCCTGGACGACATCCTCGCGGCGATCCGGATCGTGGCCGCCGGGGACGCCCTGATCGCCCCCAGTGTGACCCGGCGGCTGATCCAGGACTTCGCGGCCCACCCCCGACAACACGTCCGGCAAAGGGAGTTGACGGCGATCACCGACCGCGAGCACGAGGTGCTCACGCTCGTCGGCAGCGGCCTGTCCAACACGGAGATCGCCGCCGAACTGTGCATCAGCGTGGCGACGGCGAAGACGTACATCACCCGTCTGCTCGCCAAGCTGGACGCCCGCGACCGCGTCCAGCTGGTGATCATCGCCTACGAGGCGGGCCTGGTGTCCGCCACCGAGCGCAGGTAG
- a CDS encoding sensor histidine kinase: MSATPPPPLLKRVPPGAWTAFAWCAGTAFTYLTRVRLPGEVEPDHWPAAQLYRWDGLAFLVLATALALIAAALLSRRPLTAVCLMLTAAVCETSTLGVGEIPMAQFLAVQTAVYFVAAGGPRRTGAMAVSLSLALLVFYLAVRILMGWNVGTSAELAVALVTLIAWLLGDAAHRSQAHAQQLAARTAEQAVTAERLRIAREMHDTVAHSIGIIALQAGAAARVAATRPEAAREAMSAVEHEGRETLAGLRRMLVALRHAEEHGTGQREPVAAGLADIERLAAVTSAAGVRVHLHWVGERRELPPDVDLSAFRIVQESVTNVVRHAGALSCRVTLDYRADDALVIEVTDDGRGRGSATDTGFGVAGMRERVALLDGEFAAGPRREGGFRVAARLPIPLPIPLPAVAR, translated from the coding sequence ATGTCCGCCACTCCGCCCCCGCCCCTCCTCAAGCGCGTCCCGCCGGGTGCCTGGACGGCGTTCGCCTGGTGTGCGGGCACGGCGTTCACGTACCTCACGCGTGTCCGGCTGCCCGGTGAGGTGGAGCCCGATCACTGGCCGGCCGCACAGCTCTACCGCTGGGACGGCCTGGCGTTCCTGGTCCTGGCCACCGCCCTGGCGTTGATCGCCGCCGCACTCTTGTCCCGCCGCCCGCTGACGGCCGTGTGCTTGATGCTGACGGCCGCTGTCTGCGAGACGAGCACGCTGGGCGTGGGGGAGATCCCGATGGCCCAGTTCCTGGCCGTGCAGACCGCCGTGTACTTCGTCGCCGCCGGTGGCCCCCGCCGTACCGGGGCCATGGCCGTCTCCCTCTCGCTCGCTCTGCTCGTGTTCTATTTGGCCGTACGGATCCTGATGGGCTGGAATGTCGGCACCTCGGCCGAACTGGCCGTCGCCCTGGTGACGTTGATCGCCTGGCTGCTCGGGGACGCGGCGCACCGCAGCCAGGCGCACGCCCAACAGCTCGCCGCCCGCACCGCAGAGCAGGCCGTCACCGCCGAACGTCTGCGCATAGCAAGGGAGATGCACGACACGGTCGCCCACAGCATCGGCATCATTGCGCTCCAGGCGGGCGCGGCGGCCCGGGTGGCGGCTACCCGTCCCGAGGCCGCGCGGGAGGCGATGTCGGCGGTCGAGCACGAGGGCCGGGAGACTCTGGCGGGCCTGCGCCGAATGCTGGTCGCGCTGCGGCACGCGGAGGAGCACGGAACCGGCCAACGGGAGCCCGTGGCAGCCGGGTTGGCGGACATCGAGCGGCTCGCCGCCGTGACGAGCGCCGCCGGTGTGCGCGTACATCTGCACTGGGTGGGGGAACGGCGCGAACTGCCCCCGGACGTCGACCTGTCGGCGTTCCGAATCGTGCAGGAGTCGGTGACCAACGTCGTACGCCATGCCGGTGCCCTGTCCTGCCGGGTCACCCTTGACTACCGGGCCGACGACGCCCTGGTCATCGAGGTCACCGACGACGGGCGGGGCCGGGGGAGCGCCACCGACACCGGGTTCGGAGTGGCCGGGATGCGGGAACGAGTCGCCCTGCTGGACGGGGAGTTCGCGGCCGGACCGCGTCGAGAGGGCGGCTTCCGGGTGGCCGCGCGGCTGCCGATCCCCCTCCCGATCCCGCTACCGGCGGTGGCCCGATGA
- a CDS encoding ABC transporter ATP-binding protein: MIEVEELTKRYGTTTAVDHLSFTVRPGHVTGFLGPNGAGKSTTLRLMLGLNTPTGGAVTVDGRPFAERARGLRHIGALLDAHDVHDGRTARAQLTSLAVGNGLPRRRVAEVLAEVGLSEAARRRIGGFSLGMRQRLGIAAALLGDPPVLLFDEPLNGLDPEGVLWVRRLFRRLAGEGRTVLVSSHLMGEMEQTAEDLIVIGRGRLIAAESLKDFAARATGLHVSVRTPDALGPLLAGEGAAVRTEPDGSYTVTGLPAERIGELAFAHGVRLHELSPKSASLEDAFMELTAESVEFAAGAATPTTSAGAAR, from the coding sequence GTGATTGAAGTCGAAGAACTGACGAAGCGCTACGGGACGACGACCGCCGTAGACCATCTCTCCTTCACCGTCCGTCCGGGGCACGTCACGGGCTTCCTCGGCCCGAACGGCGCAGGCAAGTCCACGACCCTGCGGCTGATGCTCGGGCTGAACACCCCAACCGGCGGTGCCGTCACCGTCGACGGCCGGCCGTTCGCCGAGCGCGCCCGGGGTCTGCGGCACATCGGCGCGCTGCTGGACGCCCACGACGTGCACGACGGGCGCACTGCCCGCGCCCAGCTGACCTCACTGGCCGTCGGCAACGGACTGCCCCGGCGGCGGGTGGCCGAAGTGCTGGCCGAGGTGGGCCTGTCCGAGGCGGCGAGGCGACGGATCGGCGGATTCTCGCTGGGGATGAGACAGCGCCTGGGCATCGCGGCGGCGCTGCTCGGCGATCCGCCGGTGCTCCTCTTCGACGAACCTCTCAACGGGCTTGACCCAGAAGGGGTGTTGTGGGTGCGAAGGCTGTTCCGGCGGCTGGCCGGCGAGGGGCGCACGGTGCTGGTGTCCAGCCATCTGATGGGGGAGATGGAACAGACCGCCGAGGACCTGATCGTCATCGGCCGCGGCAGACTGATCGCGGCGGAGAGCCTCAAGGACTTCGCGGCCCGCGCGACGGGCCTCCATGTGTCCGTCCGCACCCCCGACGCCCTTGGGCCGCTGCTGGCGGGCGAGGGCGCGGCGGTACGGACGGAGCCGGACGGCTCGTACACCGTGACCGGTCTGCCCGCCGAGCGCATCGGCGAGCTTGCCTTCGCCCACGGTGTGCGGCTGCACGAGCTCAGCCCGAAATCGGCTTCCCTGGAGGACGCGTTCATGGAACTCACGGCCGAGAGCGTCGAGTTCGCCGCAGGAGCCGCCACCCCGACGACCTCTGCCGGAGCCGCCCGATGA
- a CDS encoding ABC transporter permease: MSTDITTDTPTADPAGLPYRPSAAPTARFRHLVAAEWIKFWSLRSTALVLAAGALATLGICVNAARVNADRLAHQPGLPPVPPGGRPALPQMVYDPLGAAYVSPAWALLMIIVAALGASVIFGEYTSGLIRTTFAAVPDRRAVVAAKATVVGAVTLVLGVAVSGGSFGVTQAILRDHHGMSLADPGALRAVTASALLVPLCALIGMAVGALVRHTAGAVVTVIALLLLVPQLFGGEQYRWVVEIGNAMPLTAWDRLILNPDRDYDLGRYPVTITEAWCVYGAWSAVAVAVTVCVVGRRDV; encoded by the coding sequence ATGAGCACCGACATCACCACCGACACCCCAACGGCTGACCCTGCGGGCCTCCCCTACCGGCCGTCGGCCGCTCCCACCGCCCGCTTCCGGCACCTGGTCGCCGCCGAGTGGATCAAATTCTGGTCGCTGCGCTCCACCGCCCTCGTGCTGGCGGCGGGTGCGCTGGCCACCCTGGGGATCTGTGTGAACGCCGCCAGGGTCAATGCCGACCGACTCGCCCACCAGCCGGGGCTGCCGCCAGTGCCGCCCGGCGGAAGGCCTGCGCTGCCGCAGATGGTCTACGACCCGCTGGGTGCCGCGTACGTGTCCCCGGCCTGGGCCTTGTTGATGATCATCGTGGCGGCGCTCGGCGCGAGTGTGATCTTCGGTGAGTACACCAGCGGTCTGATCCGGACGACATTCGCCGCTGTGCCCGACCGCCGCGCGGTCGTCGCCGCCAAGGCCACCGTCGTCGGCGCGGTGACACTCGTCCTCGGAGTGGCCGTCTCGGGCGGCTCCTTCGGTGTGACGCAGGCGATCCTGCGCGATCACCACGGCATGTCCCTCGCCGACCCGGGGGCTCTGCGCGCCGTCACGGCGTCCGCGCTGCTGGTGCCGTTGTGCGCACTCATCGGCATGGCGGTGGGCGCCCTGGTCCGGCACACGGCGGGCGCGGTCGTGACGGTCATCGCCCTGCTGCTTCTGGTACCGCAGCTCTTCGGTGGGGAGCAGTACCGCTGGGTCGTGGAGATCGGCAACGCCATGCCGCTGACCGCCTGGGACCGGCTGATCCTCAACCCTGACCGGGACTACGACCTGGGCAGGTACCCGGTGACGATCACCGAGGCGTGGTGTGTGTACGGCGCCTGGTCCGCCGTGGCCGTGGCTGTCACGGTGTGCGTGGTGGGGCGGCGGGATGTCTGA
- a CDS encoding abortive phage infection protein: MEKTKSTGISGGSGISRARFLAGTAAAGLTGALLPVAGARAAERPAAATAARGHGGGLTRRGVVYTIVDGETPVTGYSAARMRADIRTIRDGLHADTVEVTGDGVERLNTTASEVAERGMHVWLQPTLGDVPERDILEHLAETGRHAERLRRQGASVEFSVGCEFWLFVPDIVPGETVLDRIENLLNGTVDWEKMQRRLDRFTAKAAAVGRSVFHGRLSYAAGQDDKVDWNLFDVIGIDYYSYYPNKADYVRELRRFLRWGKPLAITEFGTCTYEGAPQGGGGMGWNVVDYDKVPQEIKGDLVRSERAQAAYLVDLLDVFESMGLYAAMAFEFGTADAEHRADNPRFDIDMASYGINKAVKDRPGDPSSPWHWERKEAFRALARRYACR, translated from the coding sequence ATGGAGAAGACCAAGAGCACGGGGATCAGCGGGGGCAGCGGGATCAGCCGGGCGCGGTTTCTGGCCGGTACGGCAGCCGCCGGGCTCACGGGGGCGCTGCTTCCGGTGGCCGGAGCGCGGGCGGCTGAGCGGCCTGCCGCCGCGACTGCCGCCCGTGGTCATGGCGGTGGCCTGACCCGCCGGGGCGTCGTCTACACCATCGTCGACGGCGAGACCCCCGTCACCGGCTACAGCGCCGCCCGTATGCGCGCCGACATCCGAACGATCCGCGACGGTCTGCACGCCGACACCGTCGAGGTCACCGGCGACGGGGTCGAGCGGCTGAACACCACCGCCTCCGAGGTCGCCGAGCGAGGCATGCACGTCTGGTTGCAGCCCACCCTCGGGGACGTTCCGGAACGGGACATCCTCGAACACCTCGCGGAGACCGGGCGGCACGCGGAGCGGCTGCGGCGGCAGGGGGCGAGTGTCGAGTTCAGCGTGGGCTGCGAGTTCTGGCTGTTCGTGCCGGACATCGTCCCCGGCGAGACCGTCCTGGACCGGATCGAGAACCTCCTCAACGGCACCGTCGACTGGGAGAAGATGCAGCGCCGGCTCGACCGGTTCACCGCGAAGGCCGCGGCCGTCGGACGGTCGGTCTTCCACGGGCGGCTGAGTTACGCCGCCGGCCAGGACGACAAGGTCGACTGGAACCTCTTCGACGTCATCGGCATCGACTACTACTCGTACTATCCCAACAAGGCTGATTACGTAAGGGAGTTGCGGCGCTTCCTGCGTTGGGGCAAGCCGCTCGCCATCACCGAGTTCGGCACCTGTACGTACGAGGGGGCGCCCCAGGGGGGGGGCGGCATGGGCTGGAACGTCGTCGACTACGACAAGGTCCCGCAGGAGATCAAGGGCGACCTCGTACGCAGCGAGCGCGCACAAGCCGCCTATCTCGTCGACCTGTTGGACGTCTTCGAGTCGATGGGGCTGTACGCGGCGATGGCCTTCGAGTTCGGGACCGCCGACGCCGAACACCGTGCCGACAATCCGCGCTTCGACATCGACATGGCGAGCTATGGCATCAACAAGGCCGTCAAGGACCGTCCTGGCGACCCGAGTTCACCGTGGCACTGGGAGCGGAAGGAGGCGTTCCGTGCGCTGGCCCGGCGGTATGCGTGCAGGTAG
- the bla gene encoding class A beta-lactamase: protein MGPAKTPTRNPAKNPAKTSSKFRPTRRTLLTTGAATAATLLTPAAPAHAAATDPDVTARLRDLEAQHGARVGVFAHNLGTRETVRHRADERFPVCSLFKTLAAAAVLRDLDRSGEVLSKRVHYTADDLVEGSKQTEEHLAEGMTVAQLADVAIRFSDNTAGNLLLRELGGPTAITRFARSLGDRATRLDRWETELNSAEPWRTTDTTTPYAIGRTYARLVLGDVLTRPDRELLTHWLLTNTTSGNRFRLTLPPTWTIADKTGAGSYGTNNNVGIAWTPDGTPIILAVQTTKPDRDAVADHPLVAETARVLGNALG, encoded by the coding sequence TTGGGCCCCGCGAAGACCCCCACGAGGAACCCCGCGAAGAACCCAGCGAAGACCTCCTCGAAGTTCCGGCCGACCCGCCGCACCCTCCTCACCACCGGAGCCGCGACCGCCGCGACCCTGCTGACACCGGCCGCACCCGCGCACGCGGCGGCCACCGACCCCGATGTCACCGCCCGCCTGCGCGACCTGGAGGCGCAACACGGCGCCCGCGTAGGCGTGTTCGCGCACAACCTCGGCACGAGGGAGACCGTCCGGCACCGCGCCGACGAACGCTTCCCGGTCTGCTCGCTCTTCAAGACCCTCGCGGCGGCAGCCGTACTGCGCGACCTGGACCGGTCCGGCGAGGTCCTGTCCAAGCGCGTGCACTACACGGCCGACGACCTGGTCGAGGGCTCGAAACAGACCGAGGAACACCTCGCCGAGGGCATGACGGTGGCCCAACTCGCCGACGTGGCAATCCGGTTCAGCGACAACACGGCAGGCAACCTGCTCCTGCGTGAACTGGGCGGCCCCACCGCGATCACCCGCTTCGCCCGCTCCCTCGGCGACCGGGCGACCCGCCTCGACCGCTGGGAGACCGAGCTCAACTCGGCGGAGCCGTGGCGGACCACGGACACGACGACGCCGTACGCCATCGGCCGCACATACGCCCGCCTGGTCCTCGGCGACGTACTGACCCGCCCGGACCGCGAACTCCTCACCCACTGGCTGCTGACCAACACGACCAGCGGCAACCGTTTCCGTCTGACCCTGCCCCCGACCTGGACGATCGCCGACAAGACGGGCGCCGGCTCCTACGGCACGAACAACAACGTGGGCATCGCCTGGACACCGGACGGCACCCCGATCATCCTGGCCGTCCAGACGACAAAGCCGGACCGGGACGCCGTCGCCGACCATCCTCTGGTGGCGGAGACGGCGCGGGTGTTGGGGAATGCGTTGGGCTGA
- a CDS encoding protein-tyrosine phosphatase family protein, which translates to MDEQGDARMDERLDQRADGCWGEGDAGVLRLPSGRLIRGRGLRHPLDPTAPVPSYAVYLLGSQPPAVSWEFRWLKWPDFRLPKDHADARAALVEVWERAAGERVEVACGGGRGRTGTALACLAVLDGLPAEEAVAYVRAHYDRHAVETPWQRRYVRRFR; encoded by the coding sequence ATGGACGAGCAGGGGGATGCGCGGATGGACGAGCGGCTGGACCAGAGGGCCGACGGGTGCTGGGGCGAGGGAGACGCGGGCGTGCTGCGGCTGCCGTCCGGCCGCCTGATCAGGGGACGCGGCCTGCGCCACCCTCTCGACCCGACGGCACCTGTCCCCTCGTACGCCGTCTACCTCCTCGGCAGCCAACCCCCCGCGGTTTCCTGGGAGTTCCGCTGGCTCAAATGGCCCGACTTCCGCCTCCCCAAGGATCATGCGGACGCCCGCGCGGCCCTGGTCGAGGTGTGGGAACGAGCGGCCGGCGAGCGGGTGGAGGTCGCCTGCGGCGGTGGGCGAGGGCGTACGGGGACGGCGCTGGCGTGCCTCGCCGTGCTGGACGGGCTGCCGGCGGAGGAGGCGGTGGCCTACGTGCGGGCCCATTACGACCGGCATGCGGTGGAGACGCCTTGGCAGCGGCGGTATGTGCGGCGGTTCCGGTGA